One segment of Brassica napus cultivar Da-Ae chromosome C3, Da-Ae, whole genome shotgun sequence DNA contains the following:
- the LOC125583619 gene encoding uncharacterized protein LOC125583619, producing the protein MQRNIRGPPKNLTEKVSIDDSNPEKQVSIGSELPLETKKELVEFLKQNIKTFAWTTSDMKGIDANVTTHKLNVDPTFKPIKQKRRKLGLEKAQAVNDEVDRLTKAGSIREVQYPDWLANPVVVKKKNGKWRICVDFTDLNKACPKDSFPLPHIDRLVEATAGHQLLSFMDAFSGYNQIMMDPEDQEKTAFITERGTYCYKVMPFGLKNAGATYQRLVNKMFAGQLGKTMEVYIDDMLVKSSKGEDHISHLRECFEILNKYDMKLNPAKCTFGVPSGEFLGYLVTERGIEANPKQIATFLEMPSPKTTREVQRLTGRIAALNRFISRSTDKCLPFYKLLKNNKKFLWDEKCEEAFKQLKAYLSEPPILSKPVVGEPLYLYLAVSAAAVSGVLVREEQNEQRPVYYTSKSLIDAETRYPTMEKLALAVVTAARKLRPYFQSHSIIVMTSQPLRTILHSPSQSGRLAKWAIELSEYDIEYRPRAAAKAQVLADFVIELASGHLDQETEAPKWSLYVDGASSRQGSGVGLRLTSSAGETIEQSYRLGFNASNNEAEYEALIAGLKLALSLGIRELNAYSDSQLVASQFHGEYETRDERMGAYLEVVLNLTKQFDKFELTRIPRGENSSADALAALASTSDPLVKRIIPVEGIEKPSIDIATKAEMDSKPKEKIEDNSLPTVATQVFTTFWFPKTRTRSFRKHTSRKATQNPENNDKSEGTHRSSDSLEPNSTSTSGGTIQTSEPLVYKVQTRSRTALKNASRNATQTTGDNEEIGDIPQNPEPTPTNISGGTTAPGPEQESPSSLHNKVVGREDWRIPIMDYILEGKIPPNKWEARKLKALAARYCIIESALHKRSVSGPYLKCVHGLVAMKLMKEMHDGSCGNHSGGRALAIRIKRQGYFWPTIIADCEVYSSSCDKCQRHAPIIHQPAEKLSNISAPYPFMRWSMDIIGPLVPSGKGKKLLNLLVLTDYFTKWIEAEAFQQINRFEVEGFVWKNIVCRHGVPYEIVTDNGGQFISHDFKSFCDKWNIRLTFSSPRRPQGNGQAEAANKSVLANLKKRLGAQKELWSEKLPEVLWACRTTPRKATEETPFSLAYGMEAVVPAETTAGSLRRELCTSNPAANNQLLMDSLDLIEERRDQALLRIQNYQQAMARHYNSKVRPRQFAVGDLVLRKVFEGTKEPGAGKLGTNWEGPYRIIHIVRPGVYKLQKVRTGVPEIRSWNATNLKRYYH; encoded by the coding sequence ATGCAACGAAATATCCGAGGTCCCCCTAAGAACCTCACCGAAAAAGTTAGCATCGACGACTCAAACCCTGAGAAACAGGTGAGCATCGGATCCGAGCTACCTCTCGAAACCAAAAAGGAGCTCGTCGAATTCCTAAAACAGAATATCAAAACTTTCGCATGGACCACCAGCGACATGAAAGGCATAGATGCAAATGTCACCACTCATAAGCTCAATGTAGACCCTACTTTTAAACCGATCAAACAGAAACGTCGTAagctaggtctagaaaaagccCAAGCTGTCAACGACGAGGTCGATCGACTAACAAAGGCCGGGTCCATCCGAGAGGTACAATACCCCGATTGGCTAGCTAACCCAGTGGtagtaaaaaagaagaatgggAAATGGAGAATCTGTGTAGACTTCACCGATTTAAACAAAGCCTGTCCTAAGGACAGCTTCCCGTTACCTCATATCGATCGTTTGGTCGAAGCAACGGCTGGACACCAGCTCTTGTCCTTTATGGATGCCTTTTCAGGatataaccagattatgatggaTCCTGAGGATCAAGAGAAAACCGCATTCATAACTGAACGAGGAACCTATTGTTACAAGGTCATGCCGTTTGGTTTGAAAAACGCGGGAGCTACCTATCAAAGgttagtaaataaaatgttcgctggacaactcggaaaaaccatggaagtctacatcgacgacatgttagTCAAATCCTCAAAGGGGGAGGACCACATCTCCCATCTAAGAGAATGTTTCGAAATCCTCAACAAATACGACATGAAGCTAAACCCAGCTAAGTGTACCTTCGGAGTACCTTCCGGCGAATTCCTAGGTTACCTCGTAACCGAAAGAGGCATCGAAGCCAACCCGAAACAAATAGCGACATTCCTGGAAATGCCATCACCTAAAACGACCAGAGAGGTACAAAGATTGACCGGACGGATCGCAGCACTAAATCGATTCATCTCCAGGTCCACCGATAAATGCCTTCCATTCTATAAACTtctgaaaaataataagaagttCTTATGGGATGAAAAGTGCGAAGAAGCCTTCAAACAGCTGAAGGCTTACCTCTCGGAACCTCCGATACTATCCAAACCTGTAGTAGGAGAACCACTGTACCTGTACCTCGCCGTGTCGGCAGCTGCAGTCAGCGGAGtgctagtacgagaggaacaaaACGAACAGAGACCTGTCTATTATACTAGCAAAAGCTTAATAGACGCCGAGACGAGATATCCCACCATGGAAAAACTAGCCCTAGCAGTCGTGACAGCCGCCAGGAAGCTGCGACCTTATTTCCAATCGCACTCGATCATCGTAATGACCTCACAACCATTACGgacgattctgcatagcccTAGCCAATCCGGACGATTAGCAAAATGGGCTATAGAGCTCAGCGAGTACGACATCGAGTACAGACCCCGAGCAGCAGCAAAAGCTCAGGTCCTCGCCGATTTCGTTATTGAGCTAGCATCCGGACATCTAGACCAGGAAACAGAGGCTCCGAAATGGAGCCTATACGTGGACGGAGCCTCGTCAAGGCAAGGCTCCGGTGTCGGTTTAAGACTAACCTCCTCAGCCGGAGAAACCATCGAACAATCCTATAGACTTGGATTTAACGCTTCCAACAACGAGGCCGAGTACGAAGCACTAATCGCTGGATTAAAGCTCGCCCTGAGCCTCGGAATTCGGGAGCTAAACGCCTACAGCGACTCGCAGCTGGTAGCTAGCCAGTTTCACGGGGAATACGAAACAAGGGACGAAAGAATGGGGGCATACCTCGAGGTCGTCCTAAACCTCACAAAGCAGTTTGACAAGTTCGAGCTAACGAGGATCCCACGAGGGGAGAACTCCTCAGCAGACGCGCTCGCCGCATTAGCTTCCACATCCGACCCTCTCGTAAAACGAATTATACCCGTGGAAGGAATCGAGAAGCCAAGTATCGACATAGCTACCAAGGCTGAGATGGATAGCAAAccaaaggaaaaaatagaggatAACAGCCTCCCGACGGTAGCTACCCAAGTTTTCACGACATTCTGGTTCCCGAAAACTAGAACACGCAGCTTCAGAAAGCACACCTCCAGGAAAGCAACCCAGAACCCGGAAAACAACGACAAAAGTGAAGGTACTCACCGAAGTTCAGACTCCCTAGAGCCTAACTCTACGAGTACCTCCGGGGGCACCATCCAGACCTCGGAGCCACTTGTCTATAAAGTCCAAACAAGAAGCCGCACCGCTCTTAAAAACGCATCTAGGAACGCTACACAAACCACAGGGGATAACGAGGAAATTGGAGATATTCCTCAGAACCCAGAACCTACTCCAACAAATATCTCCGGGGGCACCACGGCACCAGGTCCCGAACAGGAATCTCCCTCCtctcttcacaacaaagttgtaGGAAGAGAAGACTGGAGAATACCGATCATGGATTACATCCTAGAGGGAAAAATTCCACCCAACAAGTGGGAGGCTCGAAAACTCAAAGCTTTAGCAGCAAGATACTGTATAATCGAGTCAGCCCTCCACAAACGAAGTGTCTCCGGACCTTACCTAAAATGCGTTCACGGCCTAGTAGCTATGAAACTCATGAAGGAAATGCACGACGGTTCCTGTGGAAACCATTCCGGAGGCAGAGCCTTAGCCATCCGAATAAAAAGGCAAGGCTACTTCTGGCCTACCATTATCGCAGATTGTGAGGTCTACTCCTCATCGTGCgacaaatgccaaaggcatgcaccGATCATACACCAACCAGCGGAAAAGCTGTCTAACATATCAGCTCCCTACCCATTCATGAGGTGGTCTATGGACATTATAGGTCCATTAGTACCTTCAGGGAAAGGAAAGAAGTTACTAAACCTCCTGGTCCTAACCGACTACTTCACGAAATGGATTGAAGCTGAAGCTTTCCAACAAATAAACAGATTCGAGGTCGAAGGATTTGTTTGGAAAAACATCGTATGCAGGCATGGCGTCccatacgaaatcgtaaccgacaaTGGAGGACAGTTCATATCCCACGACTTCAAAAGTTTCTGCGATAAATGGAACATCCGCCTCACCTTCTCATCACCTCGGCGACCTCAAGGGAACGGACAGGCGGAGGCTGCCAACAAATCAGTTTTAGCAAACCTCAAGAAACGCCTAGGAGCCCAAAAGGAGCTTTGGTCGGAAAAACTACCCGAAGTACTATGGGCCTGCCGAACCACCCCACGAAAAGCTACAGAGGAAACTCCCTTCTCCTTAGCTTATGGGATGGAGGCTGTCGTCCCAGCAGAAACCACCGCAGGTAGCCTCAGACGGGAGCTCTGCACCTCAAATCCCGCAGCTAATAACCAGCTCCTGATGGATAGCCTCGACTTGATCGAGGAAAGACGAGACCAAGCCTTGCTTCGCATTCAAAATTATCAGCAAGCAATGGCACGACACTACAATTCCAAAGTAAGGCCCCGACAGTTCGCCGTAGGGGACCTAGTGCTTAGGAAAGTGTTCGAAGGAACAAAGGAACCGGGAGCTGGAAAGTTAGGaaccaactgggaaggaccctaccgAATTATCCACATAGTACGACCCGGAGTTTACAAACTCCAGAAGGTACGAACCGGGGTACCTGAAATCCGATCGTGGAATGCCACGAACCTCAAAAGATACTATCATTAG